The following are from one region of the Fibrobacter sp. genome:
- a CDS encoding zinc ribbon domain-containing protein, with amino-acid sequence YQRINREISMNTCPHCGAELKPDATFCRHCGSDKNTGWKDGAEFADEELPDYDEILENEFGEDSLGNKKKPRGMGVIGTIAAIIVALAFVAAMTLH; translated from the coding sequence TATATCAAAGAATAAACCGAGAAATTTCCATGAATACTTGCCCCCACTGCGGCGCGGAACTTAAACCCGACGCAACTTTCTGCCGCCACTGCGGTAGCGACAAGAATACCGGCTGGAAAGACGGAGCCGAATTCGCCGACGAAGAACTTCCCGACTACGATGAGATTTTGGAAAATGAATTTGGAGAGGACTCCCTGGGTAACAAGAAGAAGCCCCGCGGAATGGGTGTCATTGGCACCATCGCAGCCATCATTGTGGCTCTGGCCTTCGTAGCTGCAATGACACTACATTGA